In Scatophagus argus isolate fScaArg1 chromosome 3, fScaArg1.pri, whole genome shotgun sequence, one genomic interval encodes:
- the eif4enif1 gene encoding eukaryotic translation initiation factor 4E transporter isoform X1, with translation MENDACVVQKNGDAAVDQAKQQPAATAPFRYTKEELLEIKELPVSNERPECLSEKYDSDGVWDPEKWHASLYPTSGRSSPVEGFKKDYVDDRVPLKRRIPDPRERLKEDDLDVILSPQRRSFGGGCQGNAAIALHTRRPSSPLENKENESLRLGAARRIGSGRIIAARAFERDARAEKERDRERDLKDKRFRRDFGDKRVFSERRRNDSYAEEEPEWFSGGPTSQSETIELIGFDDKILEDDKRKSKRSRKRAESLKEVVECNGGQAGEQDVGLRPAADQEVPHPDVLPEQSTGDFDFNEFFNLEKTVPGLASMIEDVLGEGPVSASRFSQWFSSNMSPSCSQSSSLRSTPHEELEKLAGLEPSCTSPGHGPAPYFTPIQSSECKEKVDILELLHKAKIDLKPLLSTLSVNKARLRESTNCGAVLSLEEVEGELKGMKLGSEPQVRKVPPPQKGNGTPFMAEHLEEALTGGSGARPHSRDSDMSAFNKLVSSMKASGTLPTHPKTNTNNQPSDPAVVTVSEVPVPAQQQKNIFQELLGGPARSGSPAPLGNLLGSSEGPATSAPLHGLLHKGPSPPLFPQRAPSPDYFNSRLQPPQGFPVGPQPMLPEQFADVHRSISPGSAAQQQMRVLSMPVNQADFEALAFQQDLALHAHHSFQSGYKPPQDKSFRNRLQRANRSPGPGPQPAGRNSPGNAVTSMLSPSFTPTSVIRKMYATKDKSKEEPSSRSETKEEAATHSQDDSSSPNLYLDMMDGKAAQSAGVKASSQTLPNKDQERLRSGTTGHHTATMAPPGPSSSFPRPIYPVPLLSHVPVVRPPPQLHPNVVQRMLAQGIQPQQLGPALVQAGIFPPHVDLAQLQGLPPALLGQPLYPVSATGHPLLPPRANTQMQLAVMQQQLQQQRPIHPSIPGPQSQSQGPHRTNGSQQHGGSPPLGLAKWFGSDVLEQPLPSMPAKVITVDELEFRP, from the exons ATGGAGAACGATGCTTGTGTAGTACAGAAGAATGGTGATGCTGCAGTGGACCAAGCTAAACAACAGCCAGCAGCCACAGCTCCTTTCAGATACACCAAG GAGGAGCTTCTGGAAATAAAAGAACTACCAGTCTCAAATGAAAGACCAGAGTGTCTTTCTGAGAAATATGACAG TGATGGTGTCTGGGACCCTGAGAAGTGGCATGCTTCACTGTATCCCACTTCAGGGCGTAGCTCTCCGGTGGAAGGTTTTAAGAAGGACTATGTGGATGATAGAGTTCCTTTGAAACGAAGAATCCCAG ATCCTCGTGAGCGGTTAAAGGAGGATGATCTGGATGTCATACTGAGCCCGCAGCGACGCAGCTTTGGAGGTGGATGTCAAGGCAACGCTGCCATCGCGCTTCACACCCGTCGCCCAAGCAGCCCTCTGGAAAATAAGGAGAATGAGAGTCTCCGTCTGGGAGCAGCACGCAGAATCGGCAGTGGCCGCATAATTGCTGCCCGAGCCTTTGAGAGAGACGCTcgtgcagagaaagagagggatcGTGAGAGAGACTTAAAGGATAAAAGATTCAGG AGAGATTTTGGTGACAAACGTGTGTTTAGTGAAAGGAGAAGGAATGACTCTTATGCAGAGGAGGAGCCAGAGTGGTTCTCCGGGGGTCCCACCAGCCAGTCTGAGACAATTGAGCTCATTGGATTTGATGACAAAATCCTGGAAGATGATAAGCGCAAGTCCAAGCGGTCAAGGAAGCGAGCAGAGTCTTTAAAAGAAG TAGTGGAATGTAATGGCGGACAGGCTGGAGAGCAGGATGTGGGTTTGCGACCTGCTGCTGATCAGGAGGTTCCGCACCCTGATGTTCTGCCTGAGCAGTCGACTGGAGACTTTGACTTCAATGAATTCTTCAATCTGGAGAAGACTGTGCCAGGACTGGCCTCT ATGATAGAGGATGTTTTGGGGGAGGGTCCTGTATCAGCTAGCCGCTTCAGTCAGTGGTTCTCCAGTAACATGAGCCCTTCGTGCAGCCAGTCCAGCAGTTTGAGGTCTACTCCCCATGAGGAGCTGGAAAAACTTGCAG GGCTTGAGCCAAGTTGCACATCTCCTGGACACGGCCCTGCTCCGTACTTCACACCTATTCAGTCATCAGAGTGCAAGGAGAAGGTTGATATCCTTGAGCTGCTGCATAAAGCCAAAATAGACCTGAAGCCGCTTCTTTCCACCTTGTCAGTCAACAAAGCTCGGCTACGGGAAAGCA CTAACTGTGGAGCTGTGCTCTCgctggaggaagtggaaggAGAGCTGAAAGGGATGAAGCTGGGCTCAGAACCACAGGTGCGAAAGGTACCGCCTCCACAAAAAGGAAATGGCACACCGTTCATGGCTGAACATTTAGAGGAGGCTTTAACCGGTGGCTCCGGTGCTCGTCCACACTCGCGTGACTCTGACATGTCAGCCTTTAATAAACTTGTCAGCAGCATGAAGGCAAGTGGAACTCTGCCAACTCACCCCAAAACCAACACAAACAat CAACCTTCAGATCCAGCTGTGGTGACTGTGTCTGAGGTTCCAGTGCCTGCTCAACAGCAGAAGAACATATTTCAG GAGCTTTTGGGAGGTCCTGCTCGTAGTGGCTCCCCTGCACCACTTGGCAATCTGTTGGGGAGCTCTGAAGGACCAGCGACATCTGCCCCTCTACATGGACTACTGCACAAGGGGCCGTCGCCCCCTCTCTTTCCACAGAGGGCTCCTTCACCTGACTACTTCAACAGTCGGTTGCAACCCCCACAAG GTTTTCCTGTTGGTCCTCAGCCTATGCTGCCAGAACAGTTTGCTGATGTACACAGGTCCATCAGCCCTGGATCTGCTGCACAGCAACAG ATGAGAGTGCTCTCCATGCCAGTGAATCAAGCAGACTTTGAAGCTCTGGCATTCCAACAAGACCTTGCTCTACATGCCCACCACTCGTTCCAGTCCGGCTACAAGCCACCTCAGGACAAATCTTTTCGAAATAG actgcagcgtgcaAATCGCTCCCCTGGTCCTGGCCCTCAGCCTGCTGGAAGAAACTCCCCAGGCAATGCTGTCACCAGCATG ttGTCCCCATCATTCACACCCACATCTGTGATCCGCAAAATGTATGCAACAAAAGATAAAAGCAAAGAGGAACCATCGAGTCGTTCGGAGACCAAGGAGGAGGCAGCAACACATTCTCAAGATG ACAGCAGCTCCCCAAATCTATACTTGGACATGATGGATGGGAAGGCTGCCCAGTCTGCGGGAGTGAAGGCCAGCTCGCAGACCTTGCCGAACAAGGACCAGGAGCGTCTCAGGTCTGGCACCACTGGACACCATACGGCCACCATGGCTCCTCCAGGTCCCTCCTCATCTTTTCCTCGTCCCATTTATCCGGTACCGCTGCTATCTCATGTACCTGTGGTGCgacctcctcctcagctccaccCTAATGTGGTTCAGCGAATGCTGGCACAAGGTATCCAGCCCCAGCAACTTGGACCTGCTCTTGTGCAAGCAG GTATATTTCCACCACATGTTGACCTTGCACAACTTCAAGGTTTGCCTCCTGCCCTGCTTGGACAACCACTGTACCCTGTAAGTGCAACAGGGCATCCACTTCTACCTCCCAGAGCCAACACTCAGATGCAATTAGCAGTGATGCAGCAGCAACTTCAGCAACAGAGACCAA TACATCCAAGTATCCCAGGCCCCCAGTCACAGAGCCAAGGCCCTCACCGGACAAACGGCTCCCAGCAACATGGGGGCAGCCCTCCTCTAGGCCTTGCAAAGTGGTTCGGATCAGACGTGCTAGAACAGCCACTCCCCTCCATGCCGGCCAAGGTCATAACCGTAGATGAGTTGGAGTTCCGGCCTTAA
- the eif4enif1 gene encoding eukaryotic translation initiation factor 4E transporter isoform X2: MENDACVVQKNGDAAVDQAKQQPAATAPFRYTKEELLEIKELPVSNERPECLSEKYDSDGVWDPEKWHASLYPTSGRSSPVEGFKKDYVDDRVPLKRRIPDPRERLKEDDLDVILSPQRRSFGGGCQGNAAIALHTRRPSSPLENKENESLRLGAARRIGSGRIIAARAFERDARAEKERDRERDLKDKRFRRDFGDKRVFSERRRNDSYAEEEPEWFSGGPTSQSETIELIGFDDKILEDDKRKSKRSRKRAESLKEVVECNGGQAGEQDVGLRPAADQEVPHPDVLPEQSTGDFDFNEFFNLEKTVPGLASQPSDPAVVTVSEVPVPAQQQKNIFQELLGGPARSGSPAPLGNLLGSSEGPATSAPLHGLLHKGPSPPLFPQRAPSPDYFNSRLQPPQGFPVGPQPMLPEQFADVHRSISPGSAAQQQMRVLSMPVNQADFEALAFQQDLALHAHHSFQSGYKPPQDKSFRNRLQRANRSPGPGPQPAGRNSPGNAVTSMLSPSFTPTSVIRKMYATKDKSKEEPSSRSETKEEAATHSQDDSSSPNLYLDMMDGKAAQSAGVKASSQTLPNKDQERLRSGTTGHHTATMAPPGPSSSFPRPIYPVPLLSHVPVVRPPPQLHPNVVQRMLAQGIQPQQLGPALVQAGIFPPHVDLAQLQGLPPALLGQPLYPVSATGHPLLPPRANTQMQLAVMQQQLQQQRPIHPSIPGPQSQSQGPHRTNGSQQHGGSPPLGLAKWFGSDVLEQPLPSMPAKVITVDELEFRP, from the exons ATGGAGAACGATGCTTGTGTAGTACAGAAGAATGGTGATGCTGCAGTGGACCAAGCTAAACAACAGCCAGCAGCCACAGCTCCTTTCAGATACACCAAG GAGGAGCTTCTGGAAATAAAAGAACTACCAGTCTCAAATGAAAGACCAGAGTGTCTTTCTGAGAAATATGACAG TGATGGTGTCTGGGACCCTGAGAAGTGGCATGCTTCACTGTATCCCACTTCAGGGCGTAGCTCTCCGGTGGAAGGTTTTAAGAAGGACTATGTGGATGATAGAGTTCCTTTGAAACGAAGAATCCCAG ATCCTCGTGAGCGGTTAAAGGAGGATGATCTGGATGTCATACTGAGCCCGCAGCGACGCAGCTTTGGAGGTGGATGTCAAGGCAACGCTGCCATCGCGCTTCACACCCGTCGCCCAAGCAGCCCTCTGGAAAATAAGGAGAATGAGAGTCTCCGTCTGGGAGCAGCACGCAGAATCGGCAGTGGCCGCATAATTGCTGCCCGAGCCTTTGAGAGAGACGCTcgtgcagagaaagagagggatcGTGAGAGAGACTTAAAGGATAAAAGATTCAGG AGAGATTTTGGTGACAAACGTGTGTTTAGTGAAAGGAGAAGGAATGACTCTTATGCAGAGGAGGAGCCAGAGTGGTTCTCCGGGGGTCCCACCAGCCAGTCTGAGACAATTGAGCTCATTGGATTTGATGACAAAATCCTGGAAGATGATAAGCGCAAGTCCAAGCGGTCAAGGAAGCGAGCAGAGTCTTTAAAAGAAG TAGTGGAATGTAATGGCGGACAGGCTGGAGAGCAGGATGTGGGTTTGCGACCTGCTGCTGATCAGGAGGTTCCGCACCCTGATGTTCTGCCTGAGCAGTCGACTGGAGACTTTGACTTCAATGAATTCTTCAATCTGGAGAAGACTGTGCCAGGACTGGCCTCT CAACCTTCAGATCCAGCTGTGGTGACTGTGTCTGAGGTTCCAGTGCCTGCTCAACAGCAGAAGAACATATTTCAG GAGCTTTTGGGAGGTCCTGCTCGTAGTGGCTCCCCTGCACCACTTGGCAATCTGTTGGGGAGCTCTGAAGGACCAGCGACATCTGCCCCTCTACATGGACTACTGCACAAGGGGCCGTCGCCCCCTCTCTTTCCACAGAGGGCTCCTTCACCTGACTACTTCAACAGTCGGTTGCAACCCCCACAAG GTTTTCCTGTTGGTCCTCAGCCTATGCTGCCAGAACAGTTTGCTGATGTACACAGGTCCATCAGCCCTGGATCTGCTGCACAGCAACAG ATGAGAGTGCTCTCCATGCCAGTGAATCAAGCAGACTTTGAAGCTCTGGCATTCCAACAAGACCTTGCTCTACATGCCCACCACTCGTTCCAGTCCGGCTACAAGCCACCTCAGGACAAATCTTTTCGAAATAG actgcagcgtgcaAATCGCTCCCCTGGTCCTGGCCCTCAGCCTGCTGGAAGAAACTCCCCAGGCAATGCTGTCACCAGCATG ttGTCCCCATCATTCACACCCACATCTGTGATCCGCAAAATGTATGCAACAAAAGATAAAAGCAAAGAGGAACCATCGAGTCGTTCGGAGACCAAGGAGGAGGCAGCAACACATTCTCAAGATG ACAGCAGCTCCCCAAATCTATACTTGGACATGATGGATGGGAAGGCTGCCCAGTCTGCGGGAGTGAAGGCCAGCTCGCAGACCTTGCCGAACAAGGACCAGGAGCGTCTCAGGTCTGGCACCACTGGACACCATACGGCCACCATGGCTCCTCCAGGTCCCTCCTCATCTTTTCCTCGTCCCATTTATCCGGTACCGCTGCTATCTCATGTACCTGTGGTGCgacctcctcctcagctccaccCTAATGTGGTTCAGCGAATGCTGGCACAAGGTATCCAGCCCCAGCAACTTGGACCTGCTCTTGTGCAAGCAG GTATATTTCCACCACATGTTGACCTTGCACAACTTCAAGGTTTGCCTCCTGCCCTGCTTGGACAACCACTGTACCCTGTAAGTGCAACAGGGCATCCACTTCTACCTCCCAGAGCCAACACTCAGATGCAATTAGCAGTGATGCAGCAGCAACTTCAGCAACAGAGACCAA TACATCCAAGTATCCCAGGCCCCCAGTCACAGAGCCAAGGCCCTCACCGGACAAACGGCTCCCAGCAACATGGGGGCAGCCCTCCTCTAGGCCTTGCAAAGTGGTTCGGATCAGACGTGCTAGAACAGCCACTCCCCTCCATGCCGGCCAAGGTCATAACCGTAGATGAGTTGGAGTTCCGGCCTTAA